The Chloroflexota bacterium genome window below encodes:
- a CDS encoding ROK family protein → MLNPWVIGADLGGTKIELGLVDPENQVVARRRIATEAEKGPDHVVNGIAGSVGDLRAALPSGAKIAALAICSPGPLDHESGVLMDPPNLRGLHNTPLRQMLEDRLQMPVALEHDAKAAALGELNFGAGRGASSMVYIVVGTGVGAAIILDGNMVRGEHNFAGEVGHITIDRYGELCHCGSRGCAETFISGPSLAKRYRQAMENEGSAVDARPISGEFVSELAAQGDHLAETVMQAAGEALGLVVASLAMTVNVDLYVIGGSVVNAGDLLLEPARRTVPHYTFQSVGDNVRIVAAGLGGVGPVLGCAWLARQIDQEDLLQK, encoded by the coding sequence ATGCTGAATCCCTGGGTTATCGGCGCCGATTTGGGCGGCACCAAGATCGAGTTGGGCCTGGTTGATCCTGAGAACCAGGTTGTGGCCCGGAGGCGCATTGCCACCGAGGCCGAAAAAGGGCCCGATCACGTGGTCAACGGAATCGCTGGCAGCGTCGGCGATCTTCGCGCTGCCCTGCCTTCAGGAGCGAAGATAGCAGCTCTGGCCATCTGCTCGCCCGGTCCGCTCGATCACGAAAGCGGTGTGTTGATGGACCCGCCCAATCTTCGCGGCCTTCATAACACACCCTTGCGCCAAATGCTGGAGGATCGACTGCAGATGCCGGTTGCCCTGGAGCATGATGCTAAGGCCGCTGCTCTGGGTGAGCTTAACTTCGGTGCCGGCCGCGGGGCATCCAGTATGGTCTATATCGTCGTCGGTACCGGTGTGGGTGCGGCCATAATCCTGGATGGCAACATGGTCCGCGGCGAACATAACTTTGCCGGTGAGGTAGGGCATATCACCATTGACCGCTACGGGGAGTTGTGCCACTGCGGAAGCCGGGGCTGTGCCGAAACCTTTATCAGCGGTCCTTCCCTTGCGAAACGATATCGCCAGGCCATGGAGAATGAGGGCAGCGCTGTAGATGCCCGGCCCATCTCGGGAGAGTTTGTGTCGGAGCTGGCTGCCCAGGGTGACCACCTGGCTGAAACCGTTATGCAGGCCGCCGGCGAGGCGCTGGGACTGGTCGTCGCTTCCCTGGCGATGACTGTCAATGTCGACCTGTATGTCATTGGCGGTAGTGTGGTCAATGCAGGTGACCTGCTGCTCGAGCCCGCGCGCCGTACTGTCCCCCACTATACCTTCCAGTCGGTGGGTGACAACGTGCGCATTGTTGCAGCCGGGCTGGGGGGAGTTGGACCCGTTCTGGGCTGTGCGTGGCTTGCCCGGCAGATCGACCAGGAGGATTTGCTGCAAAAATGA
- a CDS encoding Gfo/Idh/MocA family oxidoreductase, whose protein sequence is MKQLGIAMIGYGGIGRVHAMAYRTIPFHYGLAADTFRIVGVATTQETTARKAAAEIGCENWTSDYRDLLARDDVDLVDVCVPNHKHEEIVVAAAEAGKHIYCEKPLSMDVAEGKRMVAACELAGIKTQMTFNFRFFPAITRARQLMEQGFLGRIFSFRGRYYRSSYIDTNKPLSWRLRKEIAGGGALFDLGSHVLDLVTYLLGDFGSVQATIDTLIRERPIAPGSDEMAPVDVDDIALMHLRMADGTLGLVEISRMGTGATNDLQIEIFGDRGAMRFNSTDPSWLEVYDLRDPGQPLGGMRGFRKLETVQRHEGQKSPDWSMPPGFVRAHAECQYQFLRAIVDDVSSSPSLADGLRVQEAMEAALQSSAQNRWVTVEEVR, encoded by the coding sequence ATGAAACAACTGGGAATCGCCATGATCGGCTATGGCGGAATCGGCCGCGTGCACGCGATGGCCTACCGGACGATCCCGTTCCATTATGGCCTGGCCGCAGACACGTTCAGGATCGTTGGTGTTGCCACCACTCAGGAGACTACAGCCCGCAAGGCCGCGGCTGAGATTGGTTGCGAAAACTGGACGAGCGATTATCGGGACCTGCTGGCGCGCGACGATGTGGATCTGGTCGACGTCTGCGTGCCAAATCATAAACATGAGGAAATCGTCGTAGCGGCTGCCGAAGCTGGAAAACATATCTACTGCGAAAAACCACTCTCGATGGATGTTGCAGAGGGCAAGCGCATGGTAGCTGCTTGCGAGCTGGCGGGAATAAAAACCCAGATGACCTTCAATTTTCGCTTTTTCCCGGCGATTACACGGGCGCGGCAGTTGATGGAGCAGGGCTTCCTGGGGCGCATCTTCTCCTTTCGGGGCCGCTACTACCGCTCCAGCTACATTGACACCAATAAACCCCTCTCCTGGCGATTGCGCAAGGAGATCGCCGGCGGCGGTGCCCTCTTTGACCTTGGGTCCCACGTGCTCGACCTGGTCACCTACCTGTTGGGTGATTTTGGGTCGGTACAGGCAACCATCGACACATTGATCAGGGAACGCCCGATAGCTCCCGGGTCGGATGAGATGGCCCCGGTGGATGTGGATGATATTGCTCTGATGCATCTGCGCATGGCCGATGGCACCCTGGGTCTTGTCGAGATCTCCCGGATGGGTACAGGTGCCACCAATGACCTCCAGATCGAGATATTTGGCGATCGGGGCGCGATGCGCTTCAATTCGACCGACCCCAGTTGGCTGGAAGTGTATGATCTGCGGGACCCTGGTCAACCACTGGGCGGCATGAGGGGATTCCGTAAACTGGAAACGGTGCAGCGCCACGAGGGTCAGAAGTCGCCCGACTGGTCGATGCCGCCAGGTTTTGTGCGGGCTCATGCCGAGTGTCAATACCAGTTCTTGCGTGCGATCGTCGACGATGTCTCTTCCAGCCCGTCGCTGGCCGACGGCTTGCGTGTGCAGGAGGCCATGGAGGCGGCCCTTCAGTCCTCGGCCCAGAATCGCTGGGTAACGGTGGAGGAAGTGAGGTAG